In Legionella beliardensis, the following are encoded in one genomic region:
- the rpsC gene encoding 30S ribosomal protein S3, translating to MGQKVNPIGIRLGITKDWDSKWYASKTYAKLLNEDINLRKELKKKYASAAVSRIKIERPASNAVVTIECARPGVLIGKKGGSIEGIRSEIAAKLNVPVHLNIEEVRKPELDSILVAESIAQQLEQRVMFRRAMKRAVTSAMKAGAKGIKICVSGRLGGAEIARSEWYREGRVPLHTFRADVDYGTAEAKTTYGIIGVKVWIFKGEILPQKNRAVESSK from the coding sequence ATGGGACAAAAAGTAAACCCAATAGGTATTCGTTTAGGTATAACAAAAGACTGGGATTCAAAATGGTATGCCAGTAAAACTTATGCCAAATTATTAAACGAAGACATTAACTTAAGAAAAGAACTTAAGAAAAAATACGCGAGTGCTGCCGTTAGCCGAATTAAAATTGAAAGGCCAGCAAGCAATGCAGTCGTGACTATCGAGTGTGCTAGACCAGGCGTCTTAATTGGTAAAAAAGGTGGCAGTATTGAAGGCATTCGCAGTGAAATTGCAGCTAAATTAAACGTGCCTGTTCATTTAAACATTGAAGAAGTTCGTAAACCAGAACTTGATTCTATCCTGGTTGCTGAAAGTATTGCTCAACAATTAGAGCAACGAGTAATGTTTAGAAGGGCTATGAAGCGAGCTGTGACTTCAGCTATGAAGGCTGGCGCGAAAGGAATTAAAATTTGCGTGAGTGGACGTCTTGGTGGAGCTGAGATTGCTCGTAGCGAATGGTATCGTGAAGGCCGTGTCCCATTGCATACATTCCGAGCAGATGTTGATTATGGTACTGCAGAAGCAAAAACAACATACGGTATTATTGGCGTTAAGGTATGGATCTTTAAAGGTGAAATACTGCCACAAAAAAATCGTGCTGTTGAAAGCAGTAAATGA
- the rplP gene encoding 50S ribosomal protein L16 has protein sequence MLQPKRTKYRKQMKGRNRGLALTGNKVSFGEFGLKALERGRLTARQIEAARRAMTRHIKRGGKIWIRVFPDKPITQKPLEVRQGKGKGSVEYWVAQIQPGKVLFEMEGVTRELAMEAFNLAKAKLPFKVIFEERKVM, from the coding sequence ATGTTACAGCCTAAACGTACTAAATATAGAAAACAAATGAAAGGTCGTAACCGTGGCCTGGCATTGACAGGCAATAAGGTTAGTTTTGGTGAGTTTGGATTAAAGGCGCTAGAGCGAGGACGTTTAACTGCGCGCCAAATCGAAGCTGCTCGAAGAGCAATGACTCGTCACATTAAGCGGGGCGGAAAAATCTGGATTCGCGTTTTTCCTGATAAGCCAATTACCCAAAAGCCTTTGGAAGTTCGACAAGGTAAAGGTAAAGGTAGTGTTGAATACTGGGTTGCGCAAATTCAACCTGGCAAAGTATTATTTGAAATGGAAGGTGTGACTAGAGAACTTGCTATGGAAGCTTTTAATCTAGCAAAAGCAAAATTACCTTTCAAAGTGATCTTTGAAGAGCGGAAGGTGATGTAA
- the rpmC gene encoding 50S ribosomal protein L29, with translation MKNISELRELSLDQLNEELIDIRKLQFKLRMKKANGLLDKTHPIKEARKAIARVKTIMTEKVGKTYVEE, from the coding sequence ATGAAAAACATTAGTGAGTTAAGAGAGCTTTCTTTAGATCAATTAAACGAAGAGTTGATTGATATAAGAAAGTTACAATTTAAGTTAAGAATGAAAAAAGCAAATGGTTTGTTAGATAAAACTCATCCTATTAAGGAAGCAAGAAAAGCCATTGCTAGAGTAAAAACAATTATGACGGAAAAGGTTGGAAAGACTTATGTCGAAGAATA